A stretch of Crossiella cryophila DNA encodes these proteins:
- the paaN gene encoding phenylacetic acid degradation protein PaaN, with the protein MSAQDFHAKHAEQLDHAVTAIDAREYWSPFPETPSKSVYGEDAAPAGEAAFKALLGQDYPLDQPGILEHVGTEVSPFGLELGIRYPRSEPAELIAAAKVGMIAWRDAGPAVRAGVALEVLHRINARSFEFAHAVQHTTGQAFVMAFQAGGPHAQDRGLEAIAYAYAEQSRQPRSARWAKPQRKGDPLVMDKTFTAVPRGVSLVVACNTFPTWNTYPGLFASLVTGNPVIVKPHPGAILPLALTVSIAREVLTEAGFDANLVTLAVEAPGKPIAADLATHPDIRIVDFTGSTEFGDWLESNARQAVVYTEKAGLNTVVVDSTDDYKGLLRNLSFSLSLYSGQMCTTPQNILVPAGGVRTDAGDRTPEAFAADLGEALDKLLGDPARAAGTLGAIVNDGVKQRLADAETVGAVAHASTPVEDPEHPGATIRTPLVVRLDAKDEETYTREWFGPISFVISTDSTEHSLDIFRTSVQAKGALTASVYSTDPAVIDAAREAALTAGVHLSENLTGGVFVNQSAAFSDFHGTGANPAATAALTDPAYVTGRFHIVQSRRHVPA; encoded by the coding sequence ATGTCCGCCCAGGACTTCCACGCCAAGCACGCCGAGCAGCTCGACCACGCGGTCACCGCGATCGACGCCCGCGAGTACTGGTCGCCGTTCCCCGAGACCCCCAGCAAGTCGGTCTACGGCGAGGACGCGGCCCCCGCCGGTGAGGCCGCGTTCAAGGCGTTGCTGGGCCAGGACTACCCCCTGGACCAGCCGGGCATCCTCGAGCACGTGGGCACCGAGGTCTCGCCGTTCGGGCTGGAACTGGGCATCCGCTACCCGCGCAGCGAACCGGCCGAGCTGATCGCGGCGGCCAAGGTTGGCATGATCGCCTGGCGGGACGCCGGGCCCGCGGTGCGTGCCGGGGTGGCGCTGGAGGTGCTGCACCGGATCAACGCGCGCAGCTTCGAGTTCGCGCACGCCGTGCAGCACACCACCGGCCAGGCGTTCGTGATGGCCTTCCAGGCCGGTGGCCCGCACGCCCAGGACCGCGGCCTGGAGGCGATCGCCTACGCCTACGCCGAGCAGTCCCGCCAGCCGCGCAGCGCCCGCTGGGCCAAGCCGCAGCGCAAGGGCGACCCGCTGGTGATGGACAAGACCTTCACCGCGGTGCCGCGCGGCGTCTCACTCGTGGTCGCCTGCAACACCTTCCCGACCTGGAACACCTACCCCGGCCTGTTCGCCAGCCTGGTCACCGGCAACCCGGTGATCGTCAAGCCGCACCCCGGCGCGATCCTGCCGCTGGCGCTGACCGTCTCCATCGCCCGTGAGGTGCTCACCGAGGCGGGCTTCGACGCCAACCTGGTGACCCTGGCCGTGGAGGCCCCCGGCAAGCCGATCGCGGCGGACCTGGCCACCCACCCGGACATCCGCATCGTCGACTTCACCGGCTCCACCGAGTTCGGCGACTGGCTGGAGAGCAACGCCCGCCAGGCCGTGGTCTACACCGAGAAGGCCGGCCTGAACACCGTCGTGGTCGACTCCACCGACGACTACAAGGGCCTGCTGCGCAACCTGTCCTTCTCCCTGTCCCTCTACAGTGGACAGATGTGCACCACCCCGCAGAACATCCTGGTGCCCGCGGGCGGCGTGCGCACCGACGCCGGTGACCGCACCCCGGAGGCCTTCGCCGCCGACCTGGGCGAGGCCCTGGACAAGCTGCTCGGCGACCCGGCCCGCGCCGCCGGCACCCTGGGCGCCATCGTCAACGACGGCGTCAAGCAGCGCCTGGCCGACGCGGAGACCGTTGGCGCCGTCGCGCACGCCTCCACCCCGGTCGAGGACCCGGAGCACCCCGGCGCCACCATCCGCACCCCGCTGGTGGTGCGCCTGGACGCCAAGGACGAGGAAACCTACACCCGCGAGTGGTTCGGCCCGATCTCCTTCGTGATCAGCACCGACTCCACCGAGCACTCCCTGGACATCTTCCGCACCTCGGTGCAGGCCAAGGGCGCGCTGACCGCCTCGGTCTACTCCACCGACCCGGCCGTGATCGACGCGGCCAGGGAAGCGGCGCTGACCGCGGGCGTGCACCTGTCGGAGAACCTGACCGGCGGCGTGTTCGTCAACCAGAGCGCGGCCTTCAGCGACTTCCACGGCACCGGGGCGAACCCGGCGGCCACGGCGGCGCTGACCGACCCGGCGTATGTCACGGGGCGGTTCCACATCGTGCAGTCGCGCCGGCACGTTCCGGCCTGA